Part of the Desulfohalovibrio reitneri genome is shown below.
GGCGCAGTGGCTCATGCAGCAGCGGGCCCTGGCGGCGAGGGGCTTCTCCTGGCGGGGGGAGTGGAACCCGCGCGCCGAGGGCACAGGACGGGTGGCCCGGCTCATGGGGCCCACGGTCTTTGGCGCGGCCGTGTATCAGGTGAACATCCTGCTCATCACCCTGCTGGCCTCCTTCCTGCCGGAAGGCTCGGTCTCCTGGCTCTACTACGCGGACAGGCTGGTGCAGTTCCCCCTGGGCGTCTTCGGCATCGCCATCGCCACGGCCGCCCTGCCGGGGCTGTCGCAATTGGCCGCGCGGGCGGAGTGGGAGCGGTTCGGCTCCACCACGGACACCGCCCTGCGCCTCATCCTGCTCATCTCCCTGCCCTCGGCCGCCGGGCTCATCGGCCTGGCCGAGCCGCTGGTCTCGCTGCTCTTCGGACGGGGGGCCTTCACCCCGGCGGACGCCCAGGCCACGGCCTCGGCGCTCATCGCCTATTCCGCGGGGCTGCCCGCCATCGCCCTGGTGCGGCCGCTGGTTTCCGCCTTCTACGCCCTGGAGGACACACGCACCCCGGTGCTGGTGGCGGCCGTGTGCATGGTGCTCAACGTGGGGCTGGGCTGGCTGCTCATGGGGCCCATGGCCCACACGGGGCTGGCCCTGGCCGTGACCGTCGCGGGCTGGGCCAACGCCGGAATGCTGGCCTGGGCCTACCGCGTCCGCATTGGCGGCTGGCCCCGGGCGGCGCGTTCGGCGCTTATCTGCGGCCTGCTCTCCCTGGGCGTGGGCCTGGGGGCCTGGTGGAGCCGCGAGCTGGGCGGATTGGTCGCCCTGATGCTCATCCCCGCCTGGGCCGCGGCCTACCTGGGAGCGGTGCGGTTGGCCGGGCTCCCCGAGGCCAAACTGCTCTTCGACGCCCTGCGGAGGCGGCGTGGCCGGGCCTGAGGAAGCGCGGGCGGCCTTTCCGCGCGGCCTGAACCAGCCCGAGGGGGGATTCCGCTTCGGTGCGGACGCCCTGCTGCTGGCCAGCCTGGCCGACCCTTGCCTGGCCACCATCGATCTGGGCGCGGGCTGCGGCGCTGCCGGTCTGGGGCTGGCCCTGCGGGGCGCGCCCC
Proteins encoded:
- the murJ gene encoding murein biosynthesis integral membrane protein MurJ, which codes for MARNAATVGGATLASRVLGFARDVVVAFALGAGAGADAFFVAFRLPNLLRRLFAEGSLTMAFIPVFTRLREKSGDKAAFALARSVQFWLLLILGGLTIAAVLLAEPLTALIAPGFVDDPARFGLTADLIRICFPYIILISAVGLCMGVLNSLDHFLMPALAPCALNVALIGSALSAWALGLSVPQALAWGVLLGGGAQWLMQQRALAARGFSWRGEWNPRAEGTGRVARLMGPTVFGAAVYQVNILLITLLASFLPEGSVSWLYYADRLVQFPLGVFGIAIATAALPGLSQLAARAEWERFGSTTDTALRLILLISLPSAAGLIGLAEPLVSLLFGRGAFTPADAQATASALIAYSAGLPAIALVRPLVSAFYALEDTRTPVLVAAVCMVLNVGLGWLLMGPMAHTGLALAVTVAGWANAGMLAWAYRVRIGGWPRAARSALICGLLSLGVGLGAWWSRELGGLVALMLIPAWAAAYLGAVRLAGLPEAKLLFDALRRRRGRA